CTACAAGCATAGGCTAAGGTAATATCATAATATAGTTCTTTATTATATTCAACAATATTTTCATCATATTCAACTAAGATGACCGGGTTTAAATTCTGGTCTTTTTTAATATCAACAATAATACCAACATCTCCGTTATAAATTTCTAAATCTGGTCGGTTTTTTAACTGCATTACCTTATCACCAACTTTAAAAAGCCGGTGCCCAACCTTGCATGTTGGTTGCCCATAATCCGGATTTAAATTTGCTTGGAGATATTCATTTAAAATATTAATTCCTAAGTTACCATTATACATTGGTGATAAAACTTGAATTTGATGGTGATCATTATCTTCTTGCGCTAAAATTTCTTGGTACTTATTTTTAATTTGGCGAAGGATTTCTTGGGGCTCAGTATTTTCATAAAATTTAACATCCGCTTTATTAAACAAGTTATAGTCAAAATTATCATTTTGAATGGCATAACTTAGTTCTAAAATATCATTTCCCTCAGTCTGACGATAAACTTCATCTAATTTAACAACATCAAAAACATCGCTTTGAATAATATCTTGTAAGACATCACCACAAGCAACTGATGGAAGCTGGTTGGGATCACCAATTAAAATTAATTTTTTTAACTTTAAACTAGCTTTGGCAATGGCTGCTAATAATAAACTATCAACCATACTTACTTCATCAATAATTAAAATATCATATTCTAATGGGTTAGCACTGTTATAAAAAAACTGTTTAACGACGGGGTCATACTTTAACATTTTATGAATTGTCACTGCTTTTTGATTAGTTTTTTCACGTAACCGTTTGGCGGCTTTTCCCGTCGGTGCGGCAAGAATAATTTTATCCTGGGGATAAGCACGACGTAATAAACGCACAATGCCATCGACCACTGTGGTTTTCCCCGTTCCTGGTCCCCCAATAATAGTTAAAAAGTTAGTAGTTAAACCTAGCCGTAATGCTTTTTCTTGTTGGGCATTATAAATTACCCCATGGTTAAAACTAGTTAATAATTCACTAATCCGTTCCTGGGTAAAATTAGTTGGTTGGTTTAAATTAACTAACATGTGTGCAATATCAAGTTCACTATGGTAAATATCACTAACATAAATTTTTTCATCCTTAAAAATTAAAATCCCAATTTGTTTAGCAAACATTAACCCCGCTAAAATAATTTCCTTGGTTAGTTCGGATAAATGTTTTTCCAAAATTTTTGATAAGGTTGATAAGTCAAGATAAGTGTCACCAGTTGTGTTACAAAATTCTTTCGCATAATACCATGCATAATAACCGATTCGGATATTTGAGGTTGGAGTTTTTGTAAAAGTTAAATAAATCTTATCAATTGTTTTAAAACTAATATTATCTTTTAATAATAATGAATAAGGATCTTTGGCAAAGATTGCTGTAATCTGATCAACATCATACTTTGTTTTTAATAAGGATAGCACTTGTAATGATAAGTTATTACTATTAAAAAAATGGATTAACTCATCATCTTTGTTCATATTAGCAAAAGTATCTTTAATAATGGCAATTTGTTTGGGTGTTAATCCCGGAACATTGTACAAACTATCAAAATCCGCTTTGATTTTGCTAATCACATTGTCTTCGTAATAATCAATAATAGTTTGGGCAGTTTTCGGACCAATGGTCGGAAATAAATCACTAGCTAAATAGCGTAAAACTTCATCTTGTCCTTGCGGTTCAATCTTAACAATTTTTTTAACTTCAAAGTTTTGACCATATTTTTCTAATGTTACAAATTCACCAGTTAGTTCATATAAATGATCAGGTTGTAAACTACTTAAAAAACCTTTAATAAAAATAAAATGTGATTTATCCTTTTCTAACTGAAATTTACAAATCCGATAACCATTCTTGGCTTCAAAAACAATTAGTTTTAAATACCCCCGAATTACTTCCATTCCTATCCTTTTCTCCTTTTATAAATACCATAGTTTTTGACCATTTAAATAAGCTTCGTTAATAATTCCTCCTCCTAAGCAAACTTCCCCATCATAAAAAACTGCTTCTTGGCCGGGAGTTATTGCTTTAACTTTTGTGGCAAAACTAACTAGTGCTTGGTTATTTGGTAAGACTTCAACTTGCACTGGGATGTCTTGTTGACGATAGCGGAATTTTGCTGTACAACTAAATTTTTGAGCTGGCAAGCGATTAATTCAGTTAAGATCACTAACTAAACAACTGGTTGAAAATAATCATTTATCCTCACTCCCCTTGCTAACATATAAAATATTATCTTTAATGTTTTTACCAACGGTAAAATAACGCTCATCCATTCCCCCCAGGTTCAAACCTTTGCGTTGACCAATCGTATAATACATTACGCCCGTATGACGACCAACAATCTCATTAGTCTCAATATCAACAATATCACCCGGTTGGTTTGGAATATAGTTTTCTAAGAATTGTTTAAAATTTCGTTCACCAATAAAGCAGATTCCCGTTGAATCTTTTTTGTGGGCGGTTGCTAAATGTTGTTCATCCGCAATTTTTCGCACTTCATCCTTTGTTAATTCACCAATTGGAAATAATGTTTTTGATAACTGTTCTTGATTTAGCTGACATAAAAAATAAGTTTGGTCTTTATTAGCATCAAGTCCACGCAATAATTGATATTCTTGTAATACTGGATTAAAACGAACTCGTGCATAATGACCCATCGCAATTTTATCGGCTTTAATCTTATCTAAGGCATACTTTAAAAAATAATTAAATTTAATATATTTATTACATAAAATATCAGGATTGGGTGTACGGCCATGTTGATATTCCCGTAAAAAATAAGTAAAGACATAGTCTCAATACTCTTGGATAAAATCAACCCGGTTTATTTCAACCCCTAGTTCTTTCGCTACCATTTGTGCATCATTATAATCAATTTCTTGGGGACAAATAGTACCATTGAGGACTTTATGTCCTAAAATATCATTATTTAAATTACTATCCCAATTTCGCATAAATAACGCACTAACTTGATATCCAGCTTTTTTCAATAAATATAAGCTTACCGAAGAGTCAACGCCTCCTGATAAACCAACAACAACTTTTTCCATTTTGGTGATTCCCCTTTTTAATAAAATTTAGCAATATTATTTTACAATAAAAAAACTAAGTTTAAAATGAAATAAACCTAGTTTTTACTGGAATTTTAAATTTCGAATGGCAAGAATAAAACTTCCCATTGCTAACATTAAGAAAAATAAACTTAACCATTGAAAGATACAACGAACTGGTTCAAAATTATCATCTCAATAAGCATAACCATAAATATAAATTACTAACATGAAAAGAATTGCTAAGATGTTAATTGGTAAAATAACATATACTAAACTTTTTTGATGATTAATACTTACCAACGGGATAATTGCAATTCCTAAGTAAATTGCTAACACAATCATTAAGAAAATCCGGTTGGCGGTTCAATAACTACTCTGATCACTTAAAAAGCTAACATCAGCCCCTGCTTGTTTAAAAAAAGTATATAAATCAAAACTACTAGTTTCGCGTCAACTATCTCAAGCAAGCGTTAAAATTAGTAACATTATAAAACCCAGGAGTAAACTAGCCCGACTAAATAATAAGATTGGACTATTTCACATTAAGTTCGGAGTTTTGGTAACTCGTTTAATTTTTTGCCGACCATTTGCTAAACGTTTAATTTTAAAATTATGGTTAAAAGCGGCGGATGTTTCATAAATTGTTTTATTCACAACTCCCCCGGGATGGCTAAGAGGTTTGCTAGTAACGGGATTATTATTTTTTGTCTTAACTTTAATCCGACGAAATGATTTTGATGTCGCTGAAGTAGAATCTCCGGTAAATAAGTCAGCAGCTTTATCATTAAATAACCGGCTATAAAAATTACTAAATTCAAGTGGTTTATTTGAATTAGTTTCTGGTGGTTCCTGTTCTTTTAACTTTGCAAGTTCACTTTTAAAAGCTTGTTCGGTTAAAATTGCTGGTTTTTCAACTTTTTCAACCGTAGGATTACTGTTTAAATTTGGCCGTTTACTAGGATCTCATTCCATTACATCTGCTTGCGCATAATAATTTGGTTTTGTAATTTGTAAATCCAATCCCTGTTCTTTTTCTTTGACCACGGGGGAAGTTAAAACTGCGGAATTATTCAATTCTGGGGTTGGTTCACGAGCTGGTTGTTTGCTAACTTCCGGATCAAGGTCATTTGAACTTTCACTATATTTAACCTCTTTCATTCGGGGACCGGGAACTGGTGGTTTAAATAAATTAGGAGCTGGTTGCTTTACCTTGACAAACGATTCGGATTTTAATTTAACTGCTTGGTTAGTTGTTTGTTCTTTCGCAAGGATTTTTTTAGCAACCATTCGTGCTTGTTCCCGTAGATTAGCTTGGTCAATTGTTGGTTGCTCAGTTGTTGGGACCTGTTTTACAATGTTGGGATTTAAGTTAACTGGTGCTTTATTATCCTGGTTAAAATTTTTTAAATATTCATCATTTTTATCAAAGGCTGCTTCATCAAAAACATCTTTAATTTTATTGACACGTTGGTAAAAATTTAACTGCTCTTGTTCCAAATGGTTAGCTTGTTTTTTTAAAATATTAATGGCGTTCGGATTATCTAAGTTAATTTTAACTTCGCGATTATGAAATGTTAATGGTTCTGGTTGGTTAACAGGAGTTGGGATTGGACCAGTTGCAGTAAAAACAGAAGATTGGTTAAAAAAATGACTATTTGGATGATTACCAACCACTAGTGGTTGATCAGGGTTATTGGCAGCGTTTGTAGTTTCCTTAATCGGTTTAATTTTTAAAATTTTAATTTCGTTACTCTTCATAGACATGCACTTCTCCAATATCAATCTATGTTAATTATATCCGAAAATGACTAAAATTTAAAGCATATATTATACTTTAATTTATATATTTTTCAATCATTTTTATTATTTTTATTGGATAAAAATTTACAAATTAAAAAAAGAACTCTTGTCCAGGAGCTCTTTTAGATTATTTACTTACTTGTTCAAGTAATTTATATCATCGTTGTGATTCTTTTGCTCATGCTTCTTTTGATAAAACTAGTTTACGATCACGCATTGCTGATTTAACTCGAGAAATATTGTATTCACGAGCTCTTTTTTTCGCTCTTTCTTCAACTAAAGCATTATTTTTAGCAATTTCTTCTTTGCGTTTTTGTTCTAACAACTGAATTTTTGTTTCATCAACTTTGCTAGCTTCTTTCTCTTTTAAAGCTTCTTTCTCTGATTTTGCTTTTGCTATAGCAATTTTTTC
The sequence above is drawn from the Spiroplasma eriocheiris genome and encodes:
- a CDS encoding ABC transporter permease; translated protein: MKSNEIKILKIKPIKETTNAANNPDQPLVVGNHPNSHFFNQSSVFTATGPIPTPVNQPEPLTFHNREVKINLDNPNAINILKKQANHLEQEQLNFYQRVNKIKDVFDEAAFDKNDEYLKNFNQDNKAPVNLNPNIVKQVPTTEQPTIDQANLREQARMVAKKILAKEQTTNQAVKLKSESFVKVKQPAPNLFKPPVPGPRMKEVKYSESSNDLDPEVSKQPAREPTPELNNSAVLTSPVVKEKEQGLDLQITKPNYYAQADVMEWDPSKRPNLNSNPTVEKVEKPAILTEQAFKSELAKLKEQEPPETNSNKPLEFSNFYSRLFNDKAADLFTGDSTSATSKSFRRIKVKTKNNNPVTSKPLSHPGGVVNKTIYETSAAFNHNFKIKRLANGRQKIKRVTKTPNLMWNSPILLFSRASLLLGFIMLLILTLAWDSWRETSSFDLYTFFKQAGADVSFLSDQSSYWTANRIFLMIVLAIYLGIAIIPLVSINHQKSLVYVILPINILAILFMLVIYIYGYAYWDDNFEPVRCIFQWLSLFFLMLAMGSFILAIRNLKFQ
- the recD2 gene encoding SF1B family DNA helicase RecD2, translated to MEVIRGYLKLIVFEAKNGYRICKFQLEKDKSHFIFIKGFLSSLQPDHLYELTGEFVTLEKYGQNFEVKKIVKIEPQGQDEVLRYLASDLFPTIGPKTAQTIIDYYEDNVISKIKADFDSLYNVPGLTPKQIAIIKDTFANMNKDDELIHFFNSNNLSLQVLSLLKTKYDVDQITAIFAKDPYSLLLKDNISFKTIDKIYLTFTKTPTSNIRIGYYAWYYAKEFCNTTGDTYLDLSTLSKILEKHLSELTKEIILAGLMFAKQIGILIFKDEKIYVSDIYHSELDIAHMLVNLNQPTNFTQERISELLTSFNHGVIYNAQQEKALRLGLTTNFLTIIGGPGTGKTTVVDGIVRLLRRAYPQDKIILAAPTGKAAKRLREKTNQKAVTIHKMLKYDPVVKQFFYNSANPLEYDILIIDEVSMVDSLLLAAIAKASLKLKKLILIGDPNQLPSVACGDVLQDIIQSDVFDVVKLDEVYRQTEGNDILELSYAIQNDNFDYNLFNKADVKFYENTEPQEILRQIKNKYQEILAQEDNDHHQIQVLSPMYNGNLGINILNEYLQANLNPDYGQPTCKVGHRLFKVGDKVMQLKNRPDLEIYNGDVGIIVDIKKDQNLNPVILVEYDENIVEYNKELYYDITLAYACSVHKLQGSEYNHILFVITRSFWIMLQRNLIYTAISRAKHQLYLFGDSQAFIYGVNNLPKKRKTTLTETIKKFY
- the mnmA gene encoding tRNA 2-thiouridine(34) synthase MnmA, translated to MEKVVVGLSGGVDSSVSLYLLKKAGYQVSALFMRNWDSNLNNDILGHKVLNGTICPQEIDYNDAQMVAKELGVEINRVDFIQEYWDYVFTYFLREYQHGRTPNPDILCNKYIKFNYFLKYALDKIKADKIAMGHYARVRFNPVLQEYQLLRGLDANKDQTYFLCQLNQEQLSKTLFPIGELTKDEVRKIADEQHLATAHKKDSTGICFIGERNFKQFLENYIPNQPGDIVDIETNEIVGRHTGVMYYTIGQRKGLNLGGMDERYFTVGKNIKDNILYVSKGSEDKWLFSTSCLVSDLNWINRLPAQKFSCTAKFRYRQQDIPVQVEVLPNNQALVSFATKVKAITPGQEAVFYDGEVCLGGGIINEAYLNGQKLWYL